In the genome of Pseudomonas sp. Teo4, the window GGGGCCACATCCTCGGCGCTGACACGGTCACCGAACAGGACGATCGCCACCGCCTCATCGTCTTGTCGCGACACCCAGCGCAGCCCCTGGGCCTCGGGCGCAAAGCCATGGATGGCCTCGGCCCATTGGCGCGAGTAGGGGTACTCTTCGGCGTCGGTATCGATCAACTGGGCGCGCGGCACACCCAGCAGGCGAAGTGCCTTGCTGGACAGGTCGACCAGGCGCAGGGCCTTGGTCGTGCGGATGCGCGAATGCACGTTGCCGGCGTAGCGGCTTTGCTGGACAGCCTTGAACCCCGGCGAGTAAGAGATGTCGTGGAATAGGGTTTCCATGACCGCGCAGTGGAAGGTCGTTCCGGCATACAGGGTGGGGATGACCTGGCCGTTTGCGTCCTTGATCGGGCTGAAACGGGCATTTCCCAAACCTGTGGGATTGTACTGCGTCGCACCGAAACGGCTGTGGTGAACGCGGTGGAGGAAAGTGCCCGGTTCAAGCGTGACGAATGAAAGATGCAGCGTATGGCTGGGTACCGCAGGCTTTGACCGTTTAACCATGGGTGATGCCGGCGACTTCTTCACGGGCG includes:
- a CDS encoding RES family NAD+ phosphorylase, whose translation is MVKRSKPAVPSHTLHLSFVTLEPGTFLHRVHHSRFGATQYNPTGLGNARFSPIKDANGQVIPTLYAGTTFHCAVMETLFHDISYSPGFKAVQQSRYAGNVHSRIRTTKALRLVDLSSKALRLLGVPRAQLIDTDAEEYPYSRQWAEAIHGFAPEAQGLRWVSRQDDEAVAIVLFGDRVSAEDVAPFEASIDVLEDPAAFAELLDLAELIGVLLLPDAMG